The following proteins are co-located in the Desulfatitalea tepidiphila genome:
- a CDS encoding helix-turn-helix domain-containing protein — MFEEADIGKNIKSLRVARSLTLEALAKRTGYTKGYLSKVENSKKSPPVSTLIVIAKALGVTLPQIFGEDVTTARCAVVTKEERHLMARSGDDFGYSYETLAHKYPNKKMMPSILTLPGGSKSNKFFQHEGEEMMLVFEGRMRFFHGEEVYILNPGDCVYFDSGIPHRGVADGDQEVKCVMVIYTP; from the coding sequence ATGTTTGAAGAAGCCGACATCGGAAAGAACATCAAATCCCTTCGGGTCGCCCGGAGTCTCACCCTGGAGGCTCTGGCGAAACGCACCGGTTACACCAAAGGATATCTATCCAAAGTCGAAAACTCGAAAAAATCACCTCCCGTTTCAACCTTGATCGTCATTGCCAAGGCACTTGGCGTCACCCTTCCCCAAATCTTCGGAGAAGATGTGACCACCGCCCGATGTGCGGTCGTTACCAAGGAAGAGCGGCACCTGATGGCCCGCAGCGGGGACGATTTCGGATACTCGTATGAGACGTTGGCCCATAAGTATCCGAACAAGAAAATGATGCCCTCCATTTTGACCCTTCCTGGGGGATCCAAAAGCAACAAGTTTTTTCAACATGAAGGCGAGGAGATGATGCTGGTATTCGAGGGTCGCATGCGTTTTTTCCATGGAGAAGAAGTTTACATCCTGAATCCCGGAGATTGCGTCTATTTCGATTCAGGCATCCCCCATCGCGGGGTCGCCGACGGAGATCAGGAGGTCAAATGCGTCATGGTGATCTATACGCCATGA